A single Sutterella megalosphaeroides DNA region contains:
- a CDS encoding CBS domain-containing protein, with protein sequence MRTRSLKVIDMAVHEVATIKADKNIVDCAAQMRLEHVGSLVVVDEAQKPIGMITDRDIAIEVVARRLDPEKLAVKDIMTAPVVTAAPNEGMVTALARMREFGVRRLPIVDETGKLVGVISNSNLIEELSELLGSLVRNIHSSKTREVALRSDP encoded by the coding sequence ATGCGCACCCGTTCCCTGAAAGTCATCGACATGGCCGTCCATGAGGTGGCCACCATCAAAGCCGACAAAAACATCGTCGACTGCGCCGCTCAGATGCGTCTCGAACACGTCGGCAGCCTCGTGGTCGTCGACGAAGCCCAGAAGCCGATCGGCATGATCACCGACCGCGACATCGCCATCGAAGTCGTCGCCCGTCGCCTCGACCCCGAAAAGCTGGCGGTCAAGGACATCATGACGGCTCCCGTTGTCACCGCCGCTCCCAACGAAGGCATGGTGACCGCCCTCGCCCGCATGCGCGAGTTCGGCGTGCGCCGCCTGCCGATCGTCGACGAAACCGGCAAGCTCGTCGGCGTGATCTCCAATTCGAATCTGATCGAAGAACTCTCCGAACTGCTCGGCAGCCTCGTGCGAAACATCCATTCGTCGAAGACCCGAGAAGTCGCGCTGCGTTCGGATCCCTGA
- the ppk2 gene encoding polyphosphate kinase 2 — protein MAKNESSSGGPRVAEKPTTPAPRPADASRAAPRVLPPYEDERIERPPRFRTTRDVVNYVKREMTLRGYARKEDLIDEILSGQAEVDREAILRSLLHRAVKSKTKKESDEDQLNPDWRSGAYPYVNRMKRKTYEAEKYRLQVELLKLQAWVRETGQKVVVIFEGRDAAGKGGTIKRFMEHLNPRSARVAALSTPTETERGQWYFQRYVQHLPTRGEIVFFDRSWYNRAGVERVMGFCTDEEYREFMRQVPEFERNLVRSGIYLIKFWFSVSREEQRRRFQERQVHPLKRWKLSPVDLASLDKWDDYTRAKEAMFLATDTPEAPWTVVKSDDKKRARLNAMRYVLRAIPYANRDLEAVGEVDPRIVGRASTMFEAAEPHGEHPGSDEKPARRRVECST, from the coding sequence AAAAGCCGACGACGCCCGCCCCGCGACCGGCGGACGCTTCCCGAGCGGCGCCCCGCGTCCTCCCGCCCTACGAGGACGAGCGCATCGAGCGGCCCCCGCGCTTTCGCACGACCCGCGACGTCGTCAATTACGTCAAGCGTGAAATGACCCTGCGCGGGTACGCGCGCAAAGAGGACCTGATCGACGAGATTCTCTCCGGTCAGGCGGAGGTGGATAGAGAGGCCATTTTGCGCTCGCTCCTTCATCGGGCCGTCAAAAGCAAGACGAAGAAAGAGTCGGACGAAGATCAATTGAATCCCGACTGGCGTTCGGGGGCGTACCCGTACGTGAACCGGATGAAGCGCAAGACCTACGAGGCCGAGAAGTACCGCCTGCAGGTCGAGCTTCTGAAGCTTCAGGCGTGGGTGCGGGAAACCGGTCAAAAGGTGGTGGTGATCTTCGAAGGCCGCGACGCGGCGGGCAAGGGCGGCACGATCAAACGGTTCATGGAGCACCTCAACCCCCGTTCGGCGCGGGTTGCGGCGCTTTCCACGCCGACCGAAACCGAACGCGGGCAGTGGTACTTTCAGCGCTACGTTCAACACTTGCCGACCCGAGGCGAGATCGTCTTCTTCGACCGCTCCTGGTACAACCGTGCGGGCGTCGAGCGCGTGATGGGCTTTTGCACCGACGAGGAGTACCGGGAATTCATGCGGCAGGTTCCCGAGTTCGAACGCAATCTCGTTCGCTCCGGCATCTACCTCATCAAATTCTGGTTCTCGGTAAGCCGCGAGGAGCAGCGCCGACGCTTTCAGGAGCGTCAGGTTCACCCGTTGAAGCGCTGGAAACTTTCGCCCGTCGACCTCGCGTCGCTCGACAAGTGGGACGACTACACGCGGGCCAAAGAGGCGATGTTCCTCGCGACCGACACGCCGGAGGCGCCCTGGACGGTGGTGAAGTCCGACGACAAAAAGCGCGCCCGCCTCAACGCCATGCGTTACGTGCTTCGTGCGATTCCGTACGCCAACCGCGATCTTGAGGCGGTGGGCGAGGTCGATCCCCGGATCGTCGGACGCGCGAGCACCATGTTCGAAGCGGCCGAGCCGCACGGAGAGCACCCCGGTTCGGACGAAAAACCCGCCCGACGGCGTGTTGAATGTTCCACGTGA